In Porites lutea chromosome 8, jaPorLute2.1, whole genome shotgun sequence, the genomic stretch TCCTTGGAAGCATACAACATATAAGTACCAATGCGCTGTTGATTTACTAACTGTTTTGTAAGTTTAATTAAAACGTTAGAGGTGTTTAAGAACTTAAACAGGTGATACTGTCCGTCAGCAAAATTTACTCCAGTGCAAAGCGTTTTCAACGGAAGCAAGCTcaatattttgcgaaaaaatgaaaactttgttAAATTGAGTGGTCATTTTGTACATCCTTGCCCATGTTTCCATTTAATGACGAACGACATCCCAGACGAAAGTCATACGTCGCAAAATTAACACGATAACTCAAAATAACCGCCATTTTTTGTGCGGGCATGAACGCGCGCGCAACAACAACATGGGCTCAAAAAAACCTCAGAACAAATGTTGTGACTGTTTGTCCGAGGAATAAACGTCAAGCAAACTCTTGGAGATTCAAGACTAACAGCTCCATTTGCTTGTGTTTTTGAACGCCTCAGTTAAATAGTTAGCAGGGAGACTGATGGGAACGCTGAATGTGAAATCTGGTGGAGGGACTGATTACCAGTCCCATTCGCCTAACTTGTCTCTctattttattaaatattaacgGAGGAAGCGCATAGGATATGCGCACGAGGAAAGATGGGAAATAAatatttcctctctctttccccttcATCGAATTTCCGTGCCAGCCCCCCACAGGTCGATAATGCAATGACTTTTTAACAAGATCACATTTTTCCGCGCATGATGAGAGCTAAGGAAAACGCGTTTTGGAGCGACACACGTCAACCCATCTCCCAGAATGAGATGATGCATCCGGGACCTTTTAgccagtcaaacaaaaggtaaaaCAGCCGAAAATAGGTTAGCAGAACCTACATCAGGCGTGTTAGGGATGCACGTCAACCCAGAGGGGCTAGGTGCTGGGCCTTTTCCCTATGCCTTAACGCGAACAAATTTGTACTACTAAGTATCCCTACTCCTATGACGATTTGTCTGAAAACATTGGCAAAACGGCTggacaagaaagcaaaaaggtaCACATCTAGTTGGCGTCGGTCGATCGCTTGTCTCTCtcttttatttaatattaaCGACGGAAGCGCATAGGATATATGCACGGATGAAGATGGGGAATGAATAGTTCTTCTCTCTTTCCTCTTCACCGAATTTCCGTGCCAATCTCTCCCTGGCCGATAGTGCAATGACTATTAACAAGATCACATTTTTTTCCGCGTATTTTGAGAGCTAAAGCAAacgcgtttttgagcgacgccaACAAGAATGAGACGACAAACATCCGGGACCTTTTCAGCCTTAAGCGCgaaagttcaagtttatttttaactCCAGTGGGTCAGACAAAAGAGAAAATGGCCGAAAATCGGCTGCCAGCACCTACATCAGGCGAGTTTTCGACGCACGTCAATCCTAGCGGGGCTAGGTGAGGCCTTTTCCCCCTACCCTAACGCAAACAAATTTGCACTGCTTAGTGTCTCTACACTTGTGACGATTTGTCTAAAAACATGAGCAAAATCGCTGggcaagaaagcaaaaaggtaCACATCGAGTTGCCGTCGGTCGATCCCAAGAAACGCTTGTGCTTGCCTTCAGACGACTTCAAAAAGAACAAACTTGTGGCGTGGTGGGCGCGGTAGGCGAGTGTGTCACATAGACCCGCATACTGTTTGACCACATTTTGATGTCTTGTTTGATCTATAACTGAAAAGACGCAAGAGATAAGACAACTTCTGAAGTCAATTCTTATTAACGACGATACGTTTTCTACGTGAGTAAGCATGCTGATGAAGTCAGATGTAAACAAAATGGGTCGGTTATTATAATCAACtctaacttagaccgcggtttaggAAGTCTTTGGAACTCaagatctcttccttagtgggttattttaagaagacaaattCTTTTCTAGTCTACGCCATTTGCTTTCTCGAAACTGTTCACGAAACATGGTGTTAACATAAAAGCGTTCGGCAACTGAAAAtcgcttagaacgcggttttgtcaaacactggctaaactccgtttaaataactgacccAATGTGTGTTGAAAAATGGAAGGAATTTTTTGGTGGAATTTTTTGCTCCAACTCCTCGGACGAAGGCACTGTCACAAGCCAAAAGGGAATCTCTTTTTCGAGCTTTTCGGTTGCTTAATATGTGAAAAATCTCATCCTCAAAAACCGAGGGGCAGTCTTGAAGccgtgcttgaaaacttttgtggTCTCTTTTCTCCACTGAGACCCAACGGAATGCACTGAATTTCTGAGAATGCATGTTGGACAGGTTAGCCAGAGATTCCATCGGCCTAAACCCCCTTGGACACCATATGAAGCTTACACACTCAGTATAGTATTCTTTATTGCTTCCTACTGGTCCATGAAATTTGTAGTAAGTCTGTCAAAATTTCTGCTCAgcaaatgttcatgaaagtgtTAAAGTTTCTTCagtttttaaggaaaaacaatTTCCGAGTAGCGCGAGTAAGAATCGAACGCGAATCGTGAAATATGCAGTCCACCACCCATACCACACTACGCCACTGAGGATTCACTGCTGAGAAAAGGTTTGATTTGAGGTCATTTGAAGGTATCTTAAAGCAAGCCTAATCCTAACTGGAAGCAAACCGTTTTGATTCAGTGCTTAACGTTAATCACTAATTTCAGTTCTTAACGCTAATTAGTATTGTCAGTGCTTAACCCAAATCACTATAGTCATGCAGTGCTGGAAActggacaaaaaaattaaagcaaaaaaaaaacatttgtgaCGTAAGCAACGTGTCTGTACTTTAACGACCAATTAAGCCAAACGTGCACTAAGTATATTGTGTTAAGTACCTAAAAACGTAAactaagtaaaaaaaatagatgTTAAATAGATAGTCAGAGCTCGAAACTggacaaaacaaattaaagaaagaaaatcttttcTGTGACGTAAGTCACGAGTCTGTACTTTAACGATCAATTAACCGGAAATCTTTGTTCCTGACAATGATTTTGAGCCCCTGTGAGTCTGTACTCCTTCACTTCACCtcagttcagttttatttagcCAAAGTAAGTTACAACGCAAGAATACATATAAGAATGGTAAGTTGGCAAGAGAGCCCAGAAGGCTTATGAAGCCTTTGGCTCCCCAGTCACAGAAAATaagtaaaatgaaattcgcggagtaatgcattaaaaatacatgtagtaacgaaaaactaaacaaagactAATTTAAGTTAAGAATTCAGtgacaggaaagaagaaagtttttaactctggattggaacaaATATAAGAAGGGGGCATCACAAATGAAAGCAATCAGCTTATTAAAGAAGGCAGCACCTTaatagaaaacagaaaactttctcatgttggtacggcagaaaggaatataaaatctATTTGAACTACGCGTGCTATAACCATGAACTTGATTAGTACGTAAAATGGATCCGGAAAAGCTGGAAGGAATTGAggtatttttgaaagaaaacataaatttcGCGAGATGCAAAGAATAGATGTCTTCTAACTTAAGGATCATAAGATTCTTAAATAGTGGATCAGTGTGAGCGTCAAAGCCCTTCTCGCTGATAACTCTAACAATGCGGTTTGCAATAAGACTAGGCGCCTAAGGTGAGTAGGGTATGTCGAACTCCATACTAGAATGCAATATTCAAGATAAGAATAGACACGTGCGTAAAGTACACAAAGCTGTCCACCTGTCTTTTagattatttcttttcttttttaaaaacattcatCCTTATGATTCAGCAAGTCACCTCCATTAATTTTCAGACCGTTTATCTGAAGATATTCTTTATCCAAAATCTGTAAAGTAACATACTGCGCTAGTGTAGGCCTATCAAAAACGATGGTATGTCCCTCGCTAACAAATCCTCTTGCTGGTCCTTCAAAGTGCCCACACTGATTGTTAACCTGAAGTTTTTTGTTGCTATGGTATCCTCTGTCACGTGCTGTGAACCCATCAGGCACAGGTGTCATTCCAGCTCTGACTTCTACATTCCTTAGTCTTGCCCAACAGCCATTTTTACGATTGATAATGGTCACGGACGAAATCAAGACTGGAGAAGGAAATCTCACTTCCAGCCACGGGTGCATCTCGACGTCGGAGTGAAAGTAGAAAAAGTCGTTATCCGAAACTTCGCCATCAATTGCAAATTTGGGCCCCCAATTATGTAAATTCGTCCAGTATACTGAAGATCCTCGAGCTTCGAAACCCATTTCATCGTTCGGCGCTGTCAGCCACTGCTTTATCAGACtgaatttccattgcacctGTGTCATAATCGTGACTTGCTCTTGCTGCAAACGGACAGCGTCATTTATCATGTCCTTGGAGAAGGTATCCAGACTATTGATATTCTGAGGCCCAAGGTTTTTAACGCCTGCTTCGATTAGCTCTTTTATTTCCAGTTTGTAACCAAGCCCAATCACGTGGCCATAATTCGACTGATCAATGTGCTTGATGATGTAATCTATGCAAATGCCATGCACATCCGTCAGATTGATGAAGTCGGCAAACATCAGAACATTTTCAACATTCTCTTCCGTGAGGTTCACGTTTTGAGTGTACAAATATTCAATACAGTTCTTGATTTCGTCATTCGAAAAGCTTGCAAAGGTAGTTTCACCGCAGTTAGAATCGAAGCGGAATAAACCTGCGAAATAGTCGCTTTGCGAAGCAAGAATAAACTTGTGGGATTTAACCTCGACGCCATCTTTGTCTCGGATAGTAAAGTCGTAAAATTGCTCTTCTTCCCTTTTGTTGTGATACGCTCTTACGTTGTTACAGAAGTTCGTGTGACGAGCACTTTCTGTCATTGTCACTTAGAATATTAGAAGCTATGGAAGAACACGAACGCAATTTTGTCGTTTCAGCAATCGACATTTAGATCGACATGAAGATTCTTCCTGAGTTCACCTTTACAAGTACTGTACTCGACATAAACTGTCACCAAATTGTTTGCTCAAAGTCAATaagagcaacaacaacagcagtcTCTCTGAAACGCTGAACTGGCGTGATTTCAAAACCAGAAGATTCTGGGCCGCGGGGACAATCAGTTCAATACGATTACCTTCAGGTACGAGacgagatcgtcgagatcgagtcttttgcgttacgggctgccatcttgcatgagtgtcaaaactacttagggggcggggggctgtttgggaggaagcgagaaaaatagattttttttttctcgccccctccccctacagctataatccccgacgccggccccctcggtacatttgaaaatcaagatggccgtcattaacggtaagacgcgctatatctcctcgatctcacgaaaaaataggggactgtgaacagtctagtcaCGTACTTTATCAAACTGGTTTGACAATTTCTATTTTTAGAACATGGAaatgtttttgctgttgtcattATTTTTCCTGTTCTCAACATGCGGATCAATATGTGCAGCGCCATcacatttcttaaaaaaaaaaggaaagcccTAATAACTTTCACTTTCCAGTGCTGCATACTGAACATTACTACGGCTACAACTGATAATCCTCTCTCCCCTCACCTTCCAACAGCAAAATATTTACTTGTGCGTTTTTAGACGCCTTAGTGACTGAAAGAGAAATAGTGTAAAGGGGGAATCAGGGCGCATGTTGAGATCACTGAAAGCGGAATTAGGTGCAGGAAGGCAAAGACAACCACGTCTCCAGAACGTTCCCTTCAAAAAGCAAAGCCATTTTTAGGCAACGCACGTCAACCGAAAGTGGagtttttgcattcttgggcgaTAGTTTTGCCCAAATTTCAGGGCAAATAATCGTCTCTAGCTGAGtaccaaaaacgagaagtccaaagactactacAAAGCTGAGCAGGAGAACGTAATTGTTTTTTCacaacaatatttcggctggccataccagccttcttcaggtttacagtaGCACACAAAGGGAAAAGAGAATAGGCCTCACTCCCAGTTAAAATACGTTGCTTAATGAAAAGACTCCCGGAAAACGCCCTAGGAACGAAGCTCGGGCACTGGGCAACGGCAAGTGCTCGTGGGGCCCCAGGgagtactcaacaaatgtttatcaGGGGAGGACACGCCTCGAGGTCCAACCAGCTTATCCTTTTATATAcaatttttcacgaaaaagaacctctttcgtataccttccattgacaaatggtacccctttcacgtaccttgtttagaactttgcatctcttttaactgctgtaaatacactgCCTTTTGAATAGGAATCAACCGCAAaaacagaacgttttctcgagtctataaagccataaaattcatctgtaaGCCCTTCTGGGCCCTTTCAGAGACCCggatgacagatttccctaccctttcgtatacttcaattagtgaaatccctaccctgaaacctgaaaaagatacccctttcgggtggagcctcTCCGTAAAGGCCATTTTAGGGAGTACCCCGCTACTGAGAGCGAACCCCAACACCCTTTCGTATTTAACGGTCACTGGTTGTTAAATTAAAGGAGAACTCTGCTGAGTTGTAGAAAACCGATCGGAAAAGGCAATTGCAAACGCTTGCAGAGTACAAATCCTGGGTCACGCATTCCCACTTCCTCCTTGCCATTTTCGGTAAATATCATATAGAGTCTGTACGTAACGTTGTGAGAAGGCGTAGTGCGACACCAAAACACGACCAACAAATCGCGAGTTGTTGCTAAATGAAAATGTCCAGTGTCATTGTAACACCGTGGCTGttgaaactttatttcattCGGGACTGTGGAGCACTTCCATATTAGCTTCTATATAAAGTAGACAATGCTGACACGATAACACTCATCGTGCACTCCTCGAGTGAGATggattattttcttattttacagCTGTTTTAGAGTGCTCTTCATAGTAAAGAACTCAAACAAGAAATGATGGAAGAACGAAGGAACTATTCGAGTTTCTGTAACAATATAAGACGATATCACGGGAAAAAGCATCAGCAACAGTTTTATGACTTCACTATCAGAGACAAAGATGGCGTCGAGGTTAAATCCCACAAATTTATTCTTGCTTCACAGTGCAGTTACTTTGCGGGTTTATTCCGCATACATCCAAACTCCAGTGAGACTACCTTTACGGATTTTTCGCTTGACGAGATCAAGATGTGCATTGAATATCTGTATACATACAAAGTGAAACTCACCGGTAAGAACGTTCAAAATGTGCTATTATTTGCCGACTACATCAATCTAACAGACGTGCGCGAAATTTGCATAAACTACATCATCAAATACATCGACCGGTCGAATTGCGCCCAGGTAATAGAGCTTGGTTACTCACTGGGAATAGAAGAATTCGTTGAAGCAGGGAACGAATTCGCGAAGAAAAACCTCATAAAACCTATACGTGATCTCGATGAAGAGACGATCGTCAAGGCTGCGTGTATGCAGCAAGAACGCGTGACGATCATGACCCGGAAGCAATGGTACCTAAACCTAATGAAGCAGTGGCTGACAGCGCCACACGATGTTTCGGGCTTTCATGCTCGTGGATCTTCAGTATTCAACAATGACTTGGACAAATGGGCACCGAAATTTGCGATAGATGGTAAAGTGTCAGAATGTGACATCTTTTATTTCCACTCCCAACTTGAGATGCATCCGTGGCTTGAAGTGAAGTTTCCCTCTCCCGTGCTGATCTCTTCAGTGACAATTTTCAACCGAAAAAACAGCTGTTGGGCAAGACTAAGAAATGTGGAGGTCAGAGCTGGAATGATGCCTGTCCCTGACGGATTCACAGCCTATGATAGAGGAAACCATAGCAAAAAACGTATTGACATCAACTCTCAATGTGGATTTTTTGCAGGGCCACCAAAGTCATTTATATGCACAGGGCATGGCATCAAGTTCGAAAAGCCTACGCTTGCTCAGTACATTACTCTGCAGATTTTAGGGGAGGGGGTTCTCCAGATTAATGGACTTAAAATAAACGGGGGTGACCTATTGAATTATGAGTGTGCGTTCTGACGCATGTCAAACTTGCCAAATGGCTTGCATAGCTTCACATACACTCGTAACAATGTCTAAAATATCGAAAATTATGCTTTTGCAGCATCTTTCTCAATTTCATCAAATGGAACAGTAACTGGTCCAAGCAGTAACTTTTCTCTCATGACTGtcctgtagctcagtggtacTCAGTAGAGCATCTGAACTATACTAACCAGACTGTCATGACAGGTTTGACTCGTATTGGGAGTACTCGCATTTTtgtcctggggggggggggggggggtactcccctatatAAGCCATATGTGTATGTGCTGTCCTAAAGGGCAggatttttttgctgttttggtcTGATGACGGGAATAGACTTTCCTCAGTTTTGTTCTAGAATCTGGTGTGGTTGTCAAGGGAACTACAGAATTGTACGAacgtatttattgtttcaattccaaatgagtttTTTGAGGCtgctaatctaagtaatgatgccATAATTTCTAAACGACCGGGTCTGagaatgggtatggattttaggggccaggtctgaaaacgggtgtgaaaaatgacatttttttggtctgaaatagggtcaggatttggagaaccgggtggcacacccccaccaagattTCCCAGGCACAACTCCCGGATTTTTGTTTACCAGCCGCcagtgtcactgactgaaaaatcatctttttcAAAGTCCAAGTAGTTTGTAGAATACCTCTCACATATGACTCTTGTAAATGGCCTGGGTTACTAGGAAGTTCCTTGCAGTTTGCTATAGCTAGAGCAGACCACTATTTACTGGGATTTCATAGTCTGGCCGGTTCAAATCAGTACCGTTATTTAGGGAATCAGCAATAATTCTTTTTCTCGCAATCTAGGTTCATGGTAGAAATTAGCAGTTTGAGTTGCAAGCCATACAGCTCAGACAATGAGCTGTAAATGCATTACTGATGTTCTCAATATCATATAAGTCATAATAAAAGATTAAAATGTTCGTAAGGAGGTTACTGAAGTAGAATGTTAAAGGAGATATTATGATAGTTTGCGGTTGGAAATAAACACTGAACTCTGACTGTTTAACGGAAATTCTAATGGGGAGAGGTATGGACATCCATACGAAGGGGAAGATGAAGAGGTTAAATAAGAGAAACACCATTTTATCGGGTGGTGATAGGAATGTTTTTCAGGAACACGTATGTACATGAGACCTTGTGACCGAACTTCATTCtaagttaagcttaaatttTCTTGTAAGTTAATAAAGCTCATTATTATGATATACAGTGTTATAATTGATTCCACCATGCAAaagtagactttcaaaaaaaaagtccttcgtcggatttcatatggcacgggacctctcgcgacttcgtcgctcgcggaggctcgctccgctcgccaagaggtcgacttgtagcaagccTACATGCAAAAGCTCACACCAAACTTCAACTTAATATAGTCATGTAAACACTACTTAGTTTGGAACCGtaacaatggaaataaatataattacTCCTAGAGGCAGGTTCCGGACACAAATTAACAAGTCACCCATTTATAGTTAAAAATCACAGTCTTAACCTACTTTTAGCATCGTCTAAAGAGAAAATACATTAACAAGATTAGACATATCGTAAATTatcgaaaaaagaaacaataacatTCGATTGCACCACTCAATAATATTTTTGCATTGGCACACCAAGAGAGTGAGGCagctttcttttaattaatCACTCAAATTAAAGTTAGAGCCACATAGTGCCGTGTGCTGGTTgaagagttttcatttgaatagttacaccgtaggatttcatccacagactcaaacgttagaactacatactaaatgaATAGTAccgtgtgaaagtactgctgaagaagtttcatttaattgaatggtcacatcataagATTTCATCCCCAGCCTCTAAAAGTTAGAATTACTACACTG encodes the following:
- the LOC140946783 gene encoding uncharacterized protein, whose protein sequence is MTESARHTNFCNNVRAYHNKREEEQFYDFTIRDKDGVEVKSHKFILASQSDYFAGLFRFDSNCGETTFASFSNDEIKNCIEYLYTQNVNLTEENVENVLMFADFINLTDVHGICIDYIIKHIDQSNYGHVIGLGYKLEIKELIEAGVKNLGPQNINSLDTFSKDMINDAVRLQQEQVTIMTQVQWKFSLIKQWLTAPNDEMGFEARGSSVYWTNLHNWGPKFAIDGEVSDNDFFYFHSDVEMHPWLEVRFPSPVLISSVTIINRKNGCWARLRNVEVRAGMTPVPDGFTARDRGYHSNKKLQVNNQCGHFEGPARGFVSEGHTIVFDRPTLAQYVTLQILDKEYLQINGLKINGGDLLNHKDECF
- the LOC140946784 gene encoding uncharacterized protein → MMEERRNYSSFCNNIRRYHGKKHQQQFYDFTIRDKDGVEVKSHKFILASQCSYFAGLFRIHPNSSETTFTDFSLDEIKMCIEYLYTYKVKLTGKNVQNVLLFADYINLTDVREICINYIIKYIDRSNCAQVIELGYSLGIEEFVEAGNEFAKKNLIKPIRDLDEETIVKAACMQQERVTIMTRKQWYLNLMKQWLTAPHDVSGFHARGSSVFNNDLDKWAPKFAIDGKVSECDIFYFHSQLEMHPWLEVKFPSPVLISSVTIFNRKNSCWARLRNVEVRAGMMPVPDGFTAYDRGNHSKKRIDINSQCGFFAGPPKSFICTGHGIKFEKPTLAQYITLQILGEGVLQINGLKINGGDLLNYECAF